One window of Quercus robur chromosome 12, dhQueRobu3.1, whole genome shotgun sequence genomic DNA carries:
- the LOC126707979 gene encoding transcription factor bHLH36-like, which produces MFPLHQSNELVFKVFSDPHHQHKISQDLIMGQASLDGSNFNTSKSLGKGLRRKLCDNLDKNFVNCNDNKKQKMMHREIERQRRQEMATLYVALRSFLPLEFIKGKRSISDHINEAANYIKHLEKKIKELSSARDVLKEFSNLSTTDQGSTSQPSCFTIHPCCGGVEIVISSGFREESFPLSKVLELLLEEGLTVLNCTSSKVNERFLHTVQCEVSDSTCLDLSGMQKKLTEVIPSMNCLSP; this is translated from the exons ATGTTTCCTTTACACCAAAGCAATGAGCTGGTCTTCAAAGTCTTCTCTGATCCCCACCACCAGCACAAAATCTCTCAAGATCTGATCATGGGTCAAGCTTCACTGGATGGCAGTAATTTTAACACCTCCAAGTCCTTGGGGAAAGGCCTGCGCCGAAAATTATGTGATAACTTGGATAAGAACTTTGTCAATTGTAATGATAACAAGAAACAGAAGATGATGCATAGGGAAATTGAGAGGCAAAGAAGGCAAGAAATGGCTACGCTTTACGTGGCCCTTAGATCCTTTCTCCCACTTGAATTTATCAAG GGAAAGCGCTCCATATCTGACCACATAAATGAGGCTGCGAATTACATCAAACACTTAGAGAAGAAGATCAAAGAGCTGAGTTCTGCAAGAGATGTGCTAAAAGAGTTTTCCAATTTGTCTACTACTGATCAAGGGAGTACTTCTCAACCGAGTTGTTTCACGATCCACCCATGCTGTGGTGGAGTTGAAATTGTGATCTCCAGTGGCTTCAGAGAGGAAAGTTTTCCTCTTTCAAAGGTTTTAGAGCTTCTTCTAGAGGAAGGACTTACTGTTCTAAACTGTACATCCTCCAAAGTCAATGAAAGGTTTCTCCACACTGTCCAGTGTGAG GTGAGCGATTCAACATGCCTTGATCTATCTGGGATGCAAAAGAAACTAACCGAAGTGATTCCATCAATGAACTGTCTATCCCCATAG